A segment of the Juglans regia cultivar Chandler chromosome 15, Walnut 2.0, whole genome shotgun sequence genome:
CCCTAGCACATTGAAAGGTGACTAAAACACCAATTGATTTGGTGGggggagagaaaatgaaagactTCAGTTTGGAGAAGGGGGGGGGGAGGTGGGGCTGACCAAATTGGTAGATCCCACCAGAGAGTGTTGTTGTAGCAACCCAGAAATTGACAAAGTTCTGTTCACGTGGGGATGCCATTCACTTGTACCAACGTCAATCAGGCAAAAAGAtacacaatattattattacaccAAGTTGTTAGTGGAGCTCAGATATCATTTTGGCATCGGAACTGTCTAAAAAACACAATACCAATGCAAGTTTGGGGAAAAGGATTTTTGCAACAGTGACAGGAGATGTTAGAATTTCCTGTAATATAAAAGATTATACTTCCCCTTGAAACTCGAACAAATTCCACGGATGCCATCCCTCTCACCAGGACTCCTCTCCCTTTTCCCGATAAAGGACGATGCTTAATCTTAAAGCCCTAAGAtgctctctcagtctctctcccACACACATTAAGATGCTAAGCCACATTACTAGAAGCCGCATATTGTTCTAAGTTTATGCTTCATCTTCACACAGCAAGCATAACACAATAGTGAGTCCTCTGTACACATACATATCTTTGCATGCATAAGGGTTTCAACTTTCGAGCATCAAAGCATGCATATTATACTGTTCAAGAATATCGTCGACAGAAATGTTAAATCTACACATTTatctatctttaaaaaaaaaaaaaacgtgattTAACGTAATACATTATATTTACCTTAcaataaaaattgatttataaactgacgtattatataaagtcatattagtttataaatatgttttagtaAAATTTTGTGTAGACCaaccaaacatttttcattaaaaagatATTAGAAACTAGAATTGTGATGTAATTTATTACGCTTTCAATTAAAGAATATCATTTGTCATGTTTATGACAAAATATGACATTAACACCCGATACTCGATCGGTATGAAGATGCTACTATGATCACGATAGATTAAAAGAATACCAACTTTTGCTTATcctcttttctccttttctagagaaaagaaaaaagaacaatgaTGGATGATGTGCTAATATGGCATTAGAATTGCTTATAACACGTTTGCCATGTCGTGGTTCAAAATCTTTAGTCAGAAATGAACAAAAGGTACCCAAGAGAACagaattcaatatttttaaagtcaCATCTGAACAGTTGGAACTCAAGTGAGTCGTGTTTTCAAAAGCGTCACAGGCATTCGTAGCAAGCATTAATGGGAGCATTCAAAGCTGAAAACAAATTGATACTGATAAAGGGCAATAAACACAAGAATTTCTTCCAAGGTTCTGATGCAACCAAATAATAACAAAGAACACTCATGAACTTGAAGGAAACCTGCCGTAGAAAAATCACACCAGCTTTCCactgaaaaaagaaacaagaatcaGAGCATAAAAGCGTATATGTCCATCAAGGTTTCAATCAGAGCATAATTCATATATTCATTGTTGGCCACCAAGCACACTTCACCATATCCATACAACAAATTCATGCACAGAATGCATGAGATTCCAAAAGAACGTCACTGAACCACAGAAGAATAATCACCCTTTCcctgaaagaaagaaagaaagaaagaaaaataatttttcatgaggAATAATTCCCAATTAAGGGACAACTTATCTTGGTTGGTAACGAATTAGTGTACAGAGTAATTTTGGAATCCAGCGCCATGGCAATTAGCCAGAAAGCAACATTTCTCCAAGGTGGGATTGATATTTGTTGAAGAAATTCTCCACTGATTGTAGATAACTTTGTCTCGCACAGCATGCATTTGGTGGGAGCTTTCAAGCATGTATGTATGAAAAACTACTGCTTCAAAAAATGACTTGTTTTCCatctttaatttatgtatttagaaTGTCCACTGATGCCCATTGTAAATGGGGACCGACCCATGCCTCCAGCCCAGACCTTACTTGCcattattggaaaaaaaaaaaaaaaaaattcatgactCAGTCATGGGTTCTCATTAGTCATTAAGCTATAAACGACAAACAGTTTACACAGCTTCCAAtcatttccttaaaaaaaaaaagatcactGAAACTCGAATTATAGTCTAACTCTTAATTAACATGTCAACAACCAGTGAGACGAAACTTTAGGCGATTcagaatatcttaaaaaatatgagatcaaatattgagaaaaagaaaaaagtaagaGAGAAAGGCAAAGAGATTTATGGATAAAATGAACcgattatttgtatttttaataggAAGAGAAGTAACAATGGCTATGGGTACCAGTTAGCTTGATAAATAAGTTGTGGAAAAAGGCGGATACAACATGATACCTCATGTGAAGCCTCTGGGCTTCTGAGGACCAGATCGTGGAATAGCTAAGATGGCTATAAGTCCACTAGCAAATACTGCAAGTGCTGCCACGGCGAAGGCTGGAGAATTTCCACCACCAAATAGCTGATCCCATGGTCCAGCTCCCAGGGATACCACCACCTGCTCTCACCAATAAAAGATTCCACAATTTAAATGACTAAAGGAAAAGGCTGCCAGAGGCATTTTGCCACATTTTTATTCCTAGAATTACAGGATTTCACTCATAGACCAGGATATAGATTAAGAGTACGCAGCAGGGATAAACAACAGGTAAATAAGAGATCAAACCACATAACCAGATAGGGTGGTTAGCCACATGATTTTTCTCATAAATTATAGATGTTACTATCTCACCATGGGGCAATTTTGGCGGCAAAATTAGAGTGTCAAAATATGTGTGGACTCTGCCTTCAATAGACTTTAATGGAGAGCATTCCCCTGATAACTACGGAAGCTCTCAATATATGTGAGGTTCTTCATTGGATGTGAAACAGATCAGGCTTCAGAAAGGACAACATTGCCTTTGCAATAAAAGGGGTGtctgattaaatgaaaataaacgagaagCAATATCTGCAAGTTCCCAACATTTCCTTCCATtcacacaatttttttatgacatgatatgatgCTAGTTCCACATGGAAATTACTATAAGAACTAGTCTGGTTAAACTACTCTGGCATTCACATTTTCAACTTCATAGTAAATGATAGCTGCTTTCTGGAGACAATCTATTTGGTGACTGCAGCAAAAATTTTCAACTAGAAACTCAGAAAAAGAATACCAGAGTTCTATTAGCATGCATATTATCATCTGAAACTCACTTGTACGTGCAGGAAAGCGAGACAATATGTTAGAAAATTGAACATTAAAAAATggaacacacacatatataagaagccaaaaatgatataaatattttaggaaatgaatgttcagagaaattatttaaaataacatgAGTTTTTTCATATGGGTTCCGATTTTTTTCAAAGGGCATTTGTGGGGCTTGCACACCTTAGGCCTGTGCCTATCATTAATCATATGTATAAAAGCAAAATGTGCATGCATCCTGTATGAGAAACCAAACTTCAAAACCTCCACACAGCCACTAAAATGCTCCACCAACCCTGGAACACATTCCATTATAAGATCCCAACAAAGCCACCTGCCAccaaaaaactcacttttcatAATCCTCTGCTCCAGATGCACAACCACTAGGCCACCATGAATGACTGCCGTAAGTTCTAAGTTTAACTTTTAGCATCTACAGTATGATTAAATCCAGCCTgtcagttttcttttctttcttaaccCCAACGGGTTGACCCAAGTGGTGAagaccttggtcttggggtatcactcccttcaaggtccaaggttaaATACCTcataggtgcaaacaatcctttgggacCATATCCCCCGGTAAAAAGCTAAtgatttaaccagttccatgtagggaaacttccgaggcTGCGGTGCATGGGACTGGgttttactctgcaggggtgggtccgaaaggccttggagaggttccccgacgttaaaaaaaaaaaaaaaaaaatcttttctttcttctttttgcatGGTGAAGGGTGGTGAAGGGGGTGATTCTAAGTAATATGCTTTTATCGAGGGAAAATTAAAACTGAAACTTCAAAATGGAGGCTGCATTGACCTGGGTCACCATTTATGGAAGAAAGTGATAAATTGGTTGTATtttcaagggaaaatatgtAATTAACCCCAAATCTAAAATTCATCCATTTCGAAGTTTTCTTTTTAccataatgtataattaaagACCAGAACAATGAAAAGATGGACTGAAATTAGTGAGCTCAACaaaattgtattaattgttAAATGGCCAAATGTAGAACACTAGAACTTGATTCATAAGTTAGTAAATACACGGAAAAACAAGCTTCCACATTATCAAATTGCATATCAGTTTTCTCATTTATACAACAACAAATAATGatctgaaaaaggaaaaaaatgaagaagagaaaACTCATCATTTTGTGTTTTACGCAAGTGAGACAATCAGAGGAAAGGAACAACTTTCTTTGGTTATCTAGCTAACTACAAACATAATTGAGTTGCCATCAGATCATGCTGCTTTGACAGGGCCACTATGATGAAGATACAAGTAGATTATTTATGTAACAAGTAGGGCCAGATAAACACATAGAAAGAATAGAAGAGCATCCATACCTGTGGGATCACTATTGCCAGATTGAGGACACCCATGGATAATCCTGCAAGAACCAACCATTTAGATAAGCAGCACAGCACCCAGCATTTCAAGAAATTTTAGTGAAACCTCAAGACAAGCCCACCTTGGCCAAGTCCCAAAGACTCAATACGTGTGGATATCAATGCATATGGAACACTGTAAGTGATCTGcaataaatattctaacaatcaaTGCACAACCTGAGATCTTACATAATGCATAATTCTTATATTAACTATTTATGAGGCAGTTCTAACATATGATCATATGGGCAAAAGATAAAGAAACCACCGTGCAAGATGATCCCTTTTACTCCCACCATGTGTATAATGGTGTCCATGGAGAGAAAGAAATCAGTGTACTTTTGAGGATGTGGAAAAACTGTACCAGAGTTAAGGTCATTCTTTGTTGACACCTTGTATCATTGGATAACGACTTACCATGATGTTGCTCTTTCTATTTCAACTTTTCAGGATTTCTAGCACTTGTTCCTTTTGTTTGTTAAGAGGATTCATGTATACTTTGCGTGTCTGGGTATAACACACTCTCTCACTATCAATAAAACCTCaacttacctataaaaaaaaaaacatacaatttCACTCTAGAGACCCtacagaaaattttttattttcccacaCTAGGATACACTGGAGATATCATATAACCTAATGGTCATGTTTTAGCTGAAGAGCAAAACCAACTGGTGATTAAGGCCTGCATGCATAGGAATGGCGAAGCCAacatctttcctttttctttttgttggggGGAGGGGATTAATGCCCACAATAAACACAAAGGTAACAAAACAGATTATTGAagatttatttactattttttcaaagaaaacaaaacttgaTGGACTAGATAAATTGaacctaaaaggaaaaaattaatttaataatcataatgtaaacaaagaaaaaaaattatgtgcatgaaataaaataggttttgaaagtttcaaatatattaaCTTTCTATTAACATGGAACCAAAAATTACTATACTGAACCACAACTACATGTTTGGTCAACAACAAAAGGCAAGGAAAATATACACATTCTAAAATCTTAAATCATGGACAATAGTTCAAGATAGTAGCCTTCCATGGACTTTACCAAATTTTACTCTctcattaaaatatacaaaGCCATAAAAAAGCCTcagattttttgtttctatggtGGCTTTTGggttttagaaaaagagtaATGGTACATCAACaaattttttacaactatttctcaactcattttacaatcaatcaaCACGATTAtgccacttcattaaaaataaattatagtttTACAAAACTACCCTCCATTTCATATAGAGTTGTAAAACAGTTTTAGAGGAGTTGCAAGCTGACGATTTtcctcagaaaaaaaaatatacattttttggttttttaaccTGGGTTTTTCCAGATTGTGTAGGGATCCAACGGGttcaaaaacccaaaaaaaaaaaaaaggtttaaaggGAGCCAGTGAAAGTTTTCTTCTGTAAGAAGACACCAAGATGATATCTTCACACTTTTTTGGAAGACCAAGGGGGTTTTCCAGAATTTTGGGTGCTATATAATTTATCTCCACCTAGCCCCACCAGTGTGCATGGGCCATATATTGCTTTATTCTAGAGTATGAATGGCTAGgaaataaaaataggaaaaattgtATTCCTTTTAGTGGAGAGAACTGCATGACATACCGCCAAAGGAACACCAAGAATTGCAAAAATCAGAAGTGCAGCAATTACAATGCCAGTGGGAGGCAAAGCATGGCCTTCAGAGTGATGACTATTTGCCACAAAGGTAAGTACCAATATTGCAAGAAAGCAGAGAGCCATGAAGATATTTGAAATTCCCCATACAAAACCGGTGCCCCACTTCCTGCACAGCTTCTCCATGAGCAACGACGTTATTCCTAGAACAACTGAATTCAACATAAGACCGAGCGCACCCATTCTAACTCCGGTACTATAATTCTGCCCCTCATTAGGCTTGCCGCCATAAATCTCCCGACCCATCCAATCAGtatcaaaaagaagaaatggaaaccATCCAATCCAGGTCAAAGCAGTAACAAGCAAAATTACCCATATAGGCCCTGAAAAATATCTAAAAGTCCCAAACAGTTCCAAGAGAAAAGCTTCTTGAGCTTGACCCGAAGTTCCTGGAGCATCTTCAAGAAATGGTGTGGATCTGTCACTTGGACCTAGAGGCACTTCCTGAGCAGATGATATGCTTATGTATGTGGTAATTGCAATGCAGGCGATGTCAATAAAAAAAGCAGACTTGAGATTTGCGCAATTAGCATTGCATGCAGAGTTGAAAGTAAATGGAAAAATTTTGTACCATCCACTGTATGCTCCAGTGGCAAAGCCAAGAACATTACCAACAGCCATAAACAGAGAGAAATACGCATTCGCCACTCGAGTCCTTCGATAATCGTTTCCTAGCATGACAGGCATTAAGCAGAAGACAAATGTcaatttgttgtttctttgtagaagtttttatcttttgatgCACTTAATCTTTTTCATACATTTTGTAGGTGTAACTGCTAAGTGGTGTTTCTGAAAGAATGAACCATATGGATGCACCATTAATAGTGGTATTCTACTGTCTGCCATGTAGATTGCAAGAAAAATGTCTCACAAGAAACACGTGATCTGGATGTGCTGCAGAACTCAACCGTCAACCTGAGTAATGAGTATAACTGAAACCATCCACAACCTTTACACTATGTGGCATTCCAATACAATCAGATACAACTTTGACCGAAGGAATACAGATCAATTTTATTTGCATGCTCAACATAAACAGGCGAAAGAttctcctttcctttcctttcctttttttttttttttttcctctccttgATAAATGTTTACCATCCTCAGCCGACAACAAGCAATTGGAAACATTCTGAGAGTTTCTACCACCTTGCGAGTATATTAATACAATCAAAGTCTAGTCCGAGAAGATTTTGGTACTTCGATTTCCGTAAAAGAGATCCATTAAGTGGTAAATCCTAATCCATATCGATCTAAGACAGAgtatcaataattaataagcATCCAAATCCACCCTACGATGCCTACCAAGTCCACTGTAAGCTTGTAACTGTACGgaaccaacaaattaatgagcaaaattaatattttatatatccatCGAAcaacttatttcttttttttaataatttatttttgttcggcACACATCAGTTTCAAGGAGCACTGATAAAGTAGCATCCAACAAAGAACTCAGGAAAATCTTCGATCAAGCAGAGCTTTGAAGGGCACAGTTATTGATTTGCCACTGAAGACTCTCAGTTGCATGTTTGCAACGATTAAATTAAACGGATAgataataggaaaaaaaatccatgGTGATTTACCGGTAAGATCGGCGAGCAGAGCTCTACAAGGACCCTGAGTCATATTATTGGCCACATCCAGAATCCAAAATCCGAATACGAAAACAGCCACGGCTCTGGGCCTGACGTTGCCTCGGTCGCCGAGCAACCAGCCGATGTCTGCCGAGTGTCCGATTATGAGGACGGCGAAGGCGATCATAATTGCTCCGGCGAGGATGAAGGGCCTGCGGCGACCAAAGCGGCTGGTGCAGCGGTCACTCATGTGGCCGACCAGGGGCTGGACTAGGAGGCCAGAGAGCGGGCCGCAGAGCCATATTACGCTGGCCCAGGCGTGAGGGATCCCCAGCTCCTGCACGTAGGGAGTAAGCAGAGATAGCTGCAACGCCCAACCGAACTGAATCCCACACGCCACAGAAGCCACGCGCAGCAACCGCCTCAAGCGAATCCTAGCTACGACCGCCAGTGTAGCTCTTCCCCGATGGCGCTCCGCTTCAGGGTTCGCCATTTTGGTTTTGTTCTCTTCAGCtttttcgttttattttattttttaattttcacttttctttgcTCTTTTCGGTCTGTAACAGTTTCTGGTAGAAGAGCGGGAGCTTGAGTTGGCGGTTTTGCGTGTCCGATTACATTTCGTCCAAGTCGTCATCAtcctctgattttttttttttaatttcttttgtcaaaTGTGATtccccaaaaaataatttagatattttgtcTATATTAACCTTTTTATGATTCAATTTAAATTAGAGATATTTATGTCTTGTTTAGACACGGAGAATATTTtcagaataatttattattatttattattttattattattttttacatatttttactattttttttataagtacatactttttattattatttaatattttattattaattttttattattattaacataatacctgaaaatatctcactactcaATCGTAGCTTTTAAATTATGATTGCATATTGCAGctagataatttgtaaatattaataaaaaaataataaataataattaactatttatgaataatattaaaataatttatttaccaAATATagtatgaaataattttaatttataaaactataattgtgaataaaaataattttaatttaaaaaaaaatgaaatttgtaaCTTTGCAGTTAGAATGTGAAGTCTCacacactctttttaaaaaattttaatatttttttaattttagaatatttttatttaatattttttctcttttatttttcataatataataaaaatattttaattttaattattatattattatttataaataagtaatgctacatatagttgTTGAATACGTAAATATTacacagtcgttttgaaaaagagtgaggtctattattaaaaaattaatttcttttcatgtggatctcatatttattatttttttttaaaacgattgtataatatttacacatttacgattataagtataattttttttttatagatacactaaaatattctaaattggGGCGAGTtgtcgaagaagaagaagaggagcaTAATAGCTGATCCAAATGGCTGCAGCATACAAAGATGTCATCATCTAACCCAGTCCCATGACACAAAACCTGGGACTTGTGTCTCTTATCCACCCTGAAAGTATAGAGAGCATGCTGACATTTTGTTCAAGGGGGATGCATCCATGCATATAGTTGTCGGCACATCTTCTAGTCTGACGACAGATGAACagacatatataaatattcttttacaaAATTCACGGAAGAGGTGTATCCCCGTGATTGGTCGGAACGAAGTTACCAACCGTCGTATCCATTTTGCTAAATTATTTAGTAATTCCTTTTGACTATCGTCTTGTTTTAACCGATCTCAATATTGAAGTTTTTTTATGGATTGCGGTTTCAAGTATTGCTTCCATTAGACTTCTTATGTCAGGATATGCTCAATCGATTAGTTATGAAATACCATTAACTCTACGTGTATTATCAATATCTCTACGTGCGATTAGTTGAAACATAAACTTTTtcctatttctttctttctagtCTTTATAGAAAAAGAGGGGGAAAAAATTGCATGcatatcttcattttttattcattattcggattaatgaattaaattagatagttatatgagtgaaaaaaaaaacagctatagctatataatatatatattcacagtAAAATTTTTGAGTCTCGTCTTCAATGTATAAGAAGAATTA
Coding sequences within it:
- the LOC108993167 gene encoding sucrose transport protein SUC4-like, which produces MANPEAERHRGRATLAVVARIRLRRLLRVASVACGIQFGWALQLSLLTPYVQELGIPHAWASVIWLCGPLSGLLVQPLVGHMSDRCTSRFGRRRPFILAGAIMIAFAVLIIGHSADIGWLLGDRGNVRPRAVAVFVFGFWILDVANNMTQGPCRALLADLTGNDYRRTRVANAYFSLFMAVGNVLGFATGAYSGWYKIFPFTFNSACNANCANLKSAFFIDIACIAITTYISISSAQEVPLGPSDRSTPFLEDAPGTSGQAQEAFLLELFGTFRYFSGPIWVILLVTALTWIGWFPFLLFDTDWMGREIYGGKPNEGQNYSTGVRMGALGLMLNSVVLGITSLLMEKLCRKWGTGFVWGISNIFMALCFLAILVLTFVANSHHSEGHALPPTGIVIAALLIFAILGVPLAITYSVPYALISTRIESLGLGQGLSMGVLNLAIVIPQVVVSLGAGPWDQLFGGGNSPAFAVAALAVFASGLIAILAIPRSGPQKPRGFT